Below is a window of Yersinia kristensenii DNA.
CTTGGAAGTTCCGGCCAGCCAAGACGGCATTCTGGACGTCATCCTGGAAGATGAGGGCGCGACCGTGCTCTCACGCCAGGTATTGGGCCGCATCCGCCCAAGTGACAGTTCCGGCCTACCGACAGAAGAAAAAAGCCAAAGCACGGAGTCAACTCCTGCCCAGCGCCAGACGGCCAGCTTGGAAGTCGAAAGCAACGATACCCTCAGCCCAGCGATTCGTCGCCTGATTGCTGAGCATAGTCTTGATGCTTCGGCCATTAAAGGCAGTGGTGTGGGTGGACGTATCACACGTGAAGATGTCGATAGCCATCTGGCAAGCCAGAAATCAGCTCCAGCTGCAGCGGAAATCAAAGTTGAAGCCGTCGCACCTGTTGCCGCTCTGGCTGGCCGCAGTGAAAAACGAGTGCCAATGACTCGTCTGCGTAAACGTGTTGCCGAGCGTCTGTTGGAAGCTAAAAACAGCACCGCAATGTTGACCACGTTTAACGAAATCAACATGAAACCTATCATGGACCTGCGTAAGCAGTACGGCGAAGCTTTCGAGAAGCGCCACGGTGTTCGTTTGGGCTTTATGTCTTTCTATATCAAAGCGGTTGTTGAAGCACTGAAACGTTATCCGGAAGTCAATGCTTCTCTTGATGGCGAAGACGTGGTTTACCACAATTACTTTGATATCAGTATTGCCGTTTCTACTCCACGTGGCCTGGTTACCCCAGTATTGCGTGATGTTGACACCATGGGCATGGCTGATATTGAGAAGAAAATCAAAGAATTGGCTATCAAAGGTCGTGACGGCAAATTGAAAGTTGAAGAGCTGACCGGCG
It encodes the following:
- the odhB gene encoding 2-oxoglutarate dehydrogenase complex dihydrolipoyllysine-residue succinyltransferase; amino-acid sequence: MSSVDINVPDLPESVADGSVATWHKKPGDSVKRDEVLVEIETDKVILEVPASQDGILDVILEDEGATVLSRQVLGRIRPSDSSGLPTEEKSQSTESTPAQRQTASLEVESNDTLSPAIRRLIAEHSLDASAIKGSGVGGRITREDVDSHLASQKSAPAAAEIKVEAVAPVAALAGRSEKRVPMTRLRKRVAERLLEAKNSTAMLTTFNEINMKPIMDLRKQYGEAFEKRHGVRLGFMSFYIKAVVEALKRYPEVNASLDGEDVVYHNYFDISIAVSTPRGLVTPVLRDVDTMGMADIEKKIKELAIKGRDGKLKVEELTGGNFTITNGGVFGSLMSTPIINPPQSAILGMHAIKDRPMAVEGQVVILPMMYLALSYDHRLIDGRESVGYLVTVKEMLEDPARLLLDV